A segment of the Mercurialis annua linkage group LG4, ddMerAnnu1.2, whole genome shotgun sequence genome:
aatcataaagtgtgagtccaactcactggtgggcccagcccactagatacgggaacttccagactacaccgtagccgagttcactctcgtatcgaattcatatcatttcatgcataaatatatattaaattctaatCACAAAGTCAGGCACTTTAGACTAACTCACTAATGAtcacgcagcctattgacacccaataggtagttggtctcttcggaccgcacactAGACATTCATCTTCAAATCAACGAATACACAACAtctatataatcaaattcatcaaaCCTAACATCTCATATAAACAGTTCATATAAAAACGATATacggataataataataatactaataaggtatgaaaataacttttataataatacgtaaaagtaaattgccactcacagtgaccgctattccttatatccgaacgtaagctccaggagactggtccgtcaatcctcgtcgagcttcttgatTCATCATACTCGTAGCTTGATATTTCGTCGTATCTAATATAGAATTCTATTGTTAGAATTTCTAATAATaagttctattttaattaactttggtattaatcaaaatcatatttgATTAACCAAAACAATTTACTTCAAATAACTTAACATTTTAAGTTAACTTTAACTTGTTCAAAAATTGCTTTTCTAGCCCACttcggctatcaaaacgctCATCTAAAACCGCCCGTTGACCTAACACATTTTACATTCCTGTAGTTTATAATATCGTAAACAACTTTCCTTTAGACTCGAACTTCATTCGATATCTCTAAGGTCTCCAAAATATTGCTCAAAGTTAGCTTATGAAATTGTCCTATTTATTTCATGTTTTTCGACCAATTTTGagctattaaaattattacttaGAGTCATCCAaactctaaataaaaattacattccTAAAGTTTGGAATGCCGCCTACAATATTCGTTTAGACCTTAATTTGAAAATAGCGCTGGAAAGTGTCGGAAATGGGTTTTGAAGTTGGTATCTCAAATCTGAGTATAAAAGCTGTCAAAATAGCTTATCATCGCTGCTATTTTGAGCTGCAAAACAGGGCACGTAAATTGGTCGAAGTCCAAAACAATTTTGACATTCTTATACTCCATAGTTCCACCTACAACTTCCGTGAAGACTTCGACTTATTTCAACTTATGGTTTGTTCGCAATAAATTCCTAAAGCTGAGtctttaaattgttatttttgggGCTGCAAAACAGCCCTCTATTGTTGCTGTTTCAAGCTCCAAAACAGAGCATGTCCAAAAGTCGAAACTCAAAACAAATTCGACATTCCTATACTCTGTATTCCCACCtccaactttcatgaagacatCGACTAGTTTTGATGTTCCGTTTGATCACAATAAAACTCCAAAGTTGACTTCTTAATGTGTTTTATTCATATTCAGCAAActtcttatttttctttaaacttTAATCTTAAACAGTTTCTAATCCGTATTAACAATACCACGATTAATTTCTTCTAAACCAATCTATGAAACTCCTTCTATAAACTCTGCTCATTCCcaagtaaaaattattacgGATCGAGGTCCGTTTTAATCCTCAAAACAGCCCTCACGGCttgataaaaacatttttacTAACTTTTTCACCACTTTCATCAATTAAAACCAACACTTTACAAATTTGCCAAACCTAAACAAAATGGATATTTTTATTCTCTATAACCTCGTCTACATATTTTATTAAGACCCGAACTAAATCCGACATATCTATCATCCTCAAATTTTACCTCAAAGTCAGCTCCTCGATATGTTCAAATCTGGAATTTCATTTCCAGATTTTTCACCCAACTTCAAACATAAAGAACAATCATCAAACATcattaaaattcaaaccaaaaTTAACCATAATTCATCTACATAACACCCTTTAACAATTCCATAACATATCAAGCACAAACTATCACGTTTTAGGGTCTATTTTGGGTGATGAAACAGCCATCGTGGCTATTCTGTTTTGCTGCACAACTGCTGCCGTATGCAGCAGTGTGCTGGGGTGTTGCTGCTGCACATTTGCAGCAGCCCGCTGCTTGTTACAGCAGCAATTTGCTGCTGTAACCAGCCCCTCGTCATGCTAGCTTGACCTAGCATCGATTCCCTATACAACTAGCAACAACACAACCCTTAAACCTTGCTAAAACACATCAACAATTTATCAATATTCAGCAATTACCAAAACAGAAAATCCATCAACTTAAACTCAGCAAACACAATTCAATTCTTAACCAAATTGAAAGGTTAAGAGTTTACCTTGACCCCTTAGGTGTTAGCTATGTAACcgagcttaaatcgctgaattCAATGATCAATTTATCGAGTTATTGAATCCGTCGTGATGGTTGCACAAGATGAAGGCAAAGAAGATGAAGGCTTCGACATCTTCTTTACTAAGggtttgagttttattttcttatctgATTACTTGGATTTGCTATACAAATGAAGAGGTGGGTTACATATGTCTTATTCTTATTGATTTGGTGAGGAAAAAGTCCATTTGAAGGCTTGAACTTGTCACCTCTTTTActttaatccctaaatttttaattgcttcaatttaattccaaatcattttaaaatcaaacgcAACCTTGACGATATTTAATCATCGATAAATAATGAACCTTTatcacattatttatttatccagggtcaaataaataattttattttatttccctTTTCGATTAATAAAGttccgcttaattaaaattatttggtCCAAATTACCAAAATTTAATCTTAGctccttaattttattttacgaaCTTTATCGTAAAAATTAGTAGCTCGGGActttccatttatttttattgcatttattaatttttcttctttagtcccgctaaattccaatttatcgcatcataattaaatttttatattgcgataattttattaaaacacTTTGGtctaattcttattttttttgaatttaatttcgATGTTCTTAATactaaattcatataattatacCTCGTGACACTTGCTATTAATATTTccaaaattacggggtattacaacccGTCATCTTGGCAGTTACAATAAACGGGCCTTCCCAGTTCGGACTCTATTTACCAAGCCGCTTGTCTTTATGGCCAATGGGTAAGATTGCTTTCCAAACCATGTCGCCTATGGCAAATGTCTTTGGTTTTACTCGCTTGTTGTATGCTCTTtcgacccttcttttctggGCCTCGAGGTGGTCTAACGCTGCCAGTCTCTCCTCATCGAGATCTAAAGAGTCTATTACCATCTTATCAAAGTAATCATCTTTAGACAATCTATTCTGATAAAGACGGCGAGTCGGCATCACAGTGAGCTCCATTGGTAACATCGCATCGTACCCATACACCATTCGGAAAGGCGAAGTTCCTGTGGCCGATTTTTGGCTGGTTCTACTCGCCCAAACTGCCTCTGACAGTAAAACGTGCCACTGTCTTGGGTTTTCCTCAATCATCTTCTGGACGATAAGTTTAATAGCCTTGTTTGTTGCTTCGGCCTGTCTGTTGGCTTGCACGTAGTACGGTGTTGAGTGAAGCATCTTGATCTTCATCTGAGAAGCCTACCAAACTATATCGCCTCCtgtgaacatcgtcccttgatctATAGTTATTGATTCAGGCAACCCGTGTCGGTGGACGATGTATTCTTTAAAGAACTTGATCACAGCTTCTTGCGTGGGCGATTTCAGAGGCTTTGCCTCGACCCATTTGGTGAAGTAGCAAGTGGCGATGATAACAAAAGTATGGCCATCTGACGAGCCAGGATATATCTTCCCTATGAGGTCGACCGCCTATCCTCTAAATGGCCATGGCTTAATAATGGAGTGGAGTTCTTCGGCCGGGACATGCTGTATAGGACCGCATTTCTGACAGGCCTCGCACCCCTTAGCGTATCTTATGCAGTCTTGTTCCATCTTCGGCCAATAATAGCCGTATTTATGGATCATCCATCTCATTCTAAGGCCCGCCTGGTGAGCGCCAGCTATCCCTTCATGTACTTCGGCCATTGCTAGCATTTCTTCCTTGGGGCCGATGCATCTGAAAAGTAGCCCTTCAAAGCCCTTTTTGTACAAGTCGCCTGCTAAAACAACGTAATTTAGGGCCAAGGTCCTTAACCTCCTATTCGTATGGTCTGGCTTCTCAAACCAGTTTAAGATTTCAGTTCTCCAATCTTAAATAACATCAAGTTGGTAGGCCGAAAATCTCCTCTCGTCAATGGTGATGCCCCCAGTATGAAGATTCGGCACTTCTCTTTCGATTGCATCCAAGTGGAGGTTTATTTTGTATCCACTACCGTGCTGAGCTAAATCATTCGCAACAACATTATCGGCCCTCTCTGTGTATTCTATCCTTGTGTCCTGAAAGCCTTCGATGAGATATTTCACCTTGTTGCAATACCTTACCAATATTTCAGACTCGCATTTGAATTCTTCAATTACTTGTTTGATGACCAGCATAGAATCGCCTTTAACGTTGATCGCCTTTGCCCCCCAGTTCGGGCAAGATCTCGACACCGAATATTAGGGCTTCGTATTCTGCGTGATTGTTGGTACATTCAAATTGGAGTTTGAACGATAGTCGATAAGATGCCCCCAGGGGCGAGACAATGTGTACTCCAGCGCCTGCCCCCTAGCTAGTCCTGGACCCATCGAACCACATCTCCCATATGGCTATGTCACAGCAACTAATCGTTTCCTCCCTAAGGGTAATACCAGGATGATCGGCTAAGAAATCGGCTAACACTTGTCCTTTGACTGCCCTCTGGGGAACCTATACTAATGTAAACTCGGACATCACAATCGCCCACTTCCCAATCCGATTTCTTAAGTATGGTTTCGATAGAACatacttaatgatatcggtctgggaTAGTACGTACACCACTACCGGCAACATGTAATATCGAAGTTTGCAACATGTGAAGTACAAACACAGGAACATTTTCTCTATGTCGGTATAGTGAATCTCGGTATTGGTCAATCCTCGGCTCAGGTAATAGACCGCTCTTTCGACCCCGTTATCCTCTTGGGCTAGCATGCACCCCAAGGATTCATGTGCAGCCGATAAATAGAGTAGCAATGGCTTATTCGGCTTTAGAGGGGTCATAACCGGAGGTTTGGCTAAGTACTCTTTTAAGTTGTCGAACACCCTCTATTGCTCGTCCGTCCATATCCAGTTATCGGTCTCTTTTCCTCGTAGTAAGACACTCCAACTGCGAAGTCGGCCTGCTGTGTTTGCTATAAATCGTCTAAGGAAATTaatttgaccgatgagcctctggagctgcttcttggttttgggtggttcagcattgatgATCGCCTTAGCTTTATTCTTAtctatttctactccccgctggtgaaccaagaaacccaagaagtttccagctGAAACGCCGAAAGCACATTTAAGAGGATTCATTTTCAATCTGTTGGACCGTATGCGTTCGAACCCCTTCCTTAGATCGGCCATATGGAGTGCTTCGGTATTCGACTTCACCACCACATCGTCGATGTAAACTTCGAGGCAATCAAGTCCTCTGAACATTTTGTTCATCGCTCTTTGGTAGGTTGCCCCCGCATTTCTTAAGCCGAAAGGCATGACGACCTATTCGTAAGCTCCAATCGGCCCGGGACATCTGAAAGCAGTTTTAGATATGTCCTCTTTGCTGATTGGGACTTGGTTGTACCCGGAATGTGCATCAAGGAAACTAAGTATCGTGTGCCCCGCTGCCCTATCTATCAGCATATCGGCCACAGGCATCGGGTACTCGTCCTTAGGCGTGGCCAGGTTGAGGTTTCGAAAATCCACACATATCCTTAGCTTTCCATTTTTATTCATCACAAGGACGATGTTGgagagccattcggtgtacTGAGCTTCTCGAATAAACTTAGCATCTTCCAATCGTTTAATTTCGTCCTGGGTGAGTGTATCCACTTCCCTTGACATTAGTCAGGGGGGCTACCAAAATGGACGAAATCCACTTTTCAAAGGGAGCTTGTGTTCAGCGATATTGGGATCAAGGCCCGGCATTTCATCGTACGACCAGGCGAAACAATCGCGGAACTCGATGAGCAAAGCAATCAGCCGTTCTTTAAATTCCTCGTCCCACCCGGCGTTGATATAAATAGGCTTGGGTGATTCAACCGTACCCAAGTTTACTTCGAGCAGGTCGTCTTGTACTTGGGCGGGATCATCTTCAAGTTTCCCTGTTGCCAGTTGAATATCCCCAATTCTCAGCGATCCTCTTGGGTCTTGATCCTGGTCCTCGTAAATGCATTCGGCCGATGCAACGTCATAAAGTGAGGCTAACTGTCTGATCTTCTCTCTTAATGCCTTATGTCGTGCTATCATTCTACACGTTTGATGATAGTGGATCGGCCGTTGCCCCCAAGGGTCATCGATACTGGCCGATCCGAGCTGACTAACAAGCGGGGTACGCTCGTCTCCCCTCTGGAACTAAGGGATTGTATATTCCGCACTTCCTCGTCATACAAACGTGCCTCAAGCACATTATTGTCTTCGCCGAAGGGGTTAGGATCGCCCTGTACAACTTCGGCTTCACCGCCTTCTCGCCATATgaacagcatttgatgcatgaTTGACAGTATGCACATATCGGAGTGTATCCAATCCCGGCCGAGAAATATATTGTAATTGCTTCGGGCGTTGACcacgaaaaacccttcttcgATCTCTACTCGTCCAACTTTTATCCGGAGGGTGATGTATCCCTCGGCTGGCGTCTCGCCTCCGGCGAAATCGGTCATGTAAACATCAGTTAGGTCCAACTGATCACAATTTATGCCAAGCTTCTTGAGCATCTTTGCTGGTAATATATTAACCCCAGCTCCGTTATCAATGAGCACCCTGTTGCCGGTACTCCGTTCAAATCGGCCTTGATGTATAATGGCTGAATATGCCTTGTCATCCTCATTGGGGGTTTACTAAGTGATACTACCGCCGTGTTATCATCACTATCACCTTCTGGGACGATCACATCACCTTCCAACGTCGCCTTCTGCCCAGGCTTGCTTCTATACGAATTAGGAAGTGTGACCACTCTCACTCCGTATTCGACCCTGACAACCGTGACCCAAGCTTTCAACACCCCTTTCTTGTGTGAGACAATTACCTCGCGATCTTTGGGCAATTTCGCTTTCAATTGACCATCTTGGTGAGAAACGAGCACGTCTCTATAGGATGGTTTCTCGCCTAGATCTACCTCGCTCTTATGGGCCTCTGTCGTGTGAGTTGTGCTGGCAGAATTGTCTGTTCGGCTCACTTGCTTTGGGACCCATATCTTTCTGACCTTAGGGGTTCGCTGTTCACGTGGCTCGGTATATGTTTCGATCTGAACCCTGTCGCCCAACCTTTCGGTTATAGGTTTATTCCCCTGCTCGGCCCCAGGAGCCAATCCTGCATCATGATTCGCCCTTGACTCTTGCCCTAACCTCTGCATACGCCTCTTTTggggttttcgtcatacgaaGGATCGcctccgttggccgaaatatcCTTTTGAACACGGTTGTCTTAGACTCCCGCTACGGCTGATGCCTCTTCAACTGCTCTGTGGGCGACTTAGGTTTGAATGTCTTGGGATGCCCCCTCTTGTTTTCGGCTTTTTTGGCTGCGAAACAGATACTGCATGACGGGCAAGTCATCCCTGCTGTGGGCGAGCTATGGCGCTTTCTCTTTTGTTGCTAAGGTCGCCCTCTTTCTCCTCGCCATTTGGAACCATTGGTCTCCACCTTGGGCTTAGGTCTTCTTGGGTTCCTCTTACTCTGGATCTGTCCCTGCTCCAGGAAACTGTCGAAGTGAGGCCGAACGGTATTAATGGAGACATACTTTGCATCGGCCTCTTTCTTCGCTGGAAACAGAAGCTTCCCCTTGTTGATCGCCTTTTGGATCACATTTCTGAAGTTCACACAATTATTTGTGCTGTGCCTCCAGGAATTGTGATACTTACAATAGTCCTTACCGACCAACTCTTCTGGTGGTGGAATTATGTGACCCTCGCTAAGGGCGATCTGCCCATCTTTAAACAGGGCATCGAATATGTAATATcccggaattttttttaattttttaaacgtgtTTCGGAAGTAAAATTGAGTTTTCGGGAGGCGGTTCGAGTcgtagtttaatttttggttcggttcaatcGTTGGGTTCGGGTCCGGTTCCCTTaaatttgtggttcaaccaaaaaagGTTGAACCACGTTGTCGAGtcaggtctcaaacgagaccttaCCTTTTTCGAACGAGTCTCGTTCAAGAATGGgagaattctcgaacgagacatcaGCAGTTGGgctgattctcgttcgagaattcccCATCTCGAACGAGAACTCAGCCTTTTtggctggtctcgtacgagaccagcccAGGCCTGCCGAGGGACCATGTTTCCCCTTGATTCTAACCTACTCCCTCCGTATATATTCGATATTTCCTaaacctaatctattctccacactTCAGACTATCCATAGCCGTCTTTCCCTATCAATTTCGCTGAGAAATAGCTATCCGAAATCCCTTCCGAAGTTGACTGAAAATCATCGGTAAGTTCCTTCATAATTTCAGTTTAAGCTTTATAACGGCAACTCCGTATTTTGagtcgttcttgctcgtttctagatcgaaactgattccGTTTATCTCAGACGTTGTGGACTCAATCCTCTACGTTTCTACTCTTTGATTACGCAAAACGGTGTGCcgccgatctcgtttcaatcgctgCCGTTCCGTCGCATTGGTACGTAGCATTGAATTCTGTTTTGGTTTTTGGTATTGATATCTGTCAATCCTTTTCCTTGTTCTTAGACGATGATATCtttcatttaataattataagtCGCTTAGGATGATTAGTCGACATTAGTTTAAGATCTCGATTTGATTTTTTGCTCCATCGTTACGGCCATGACTCGTTTATTATGTTTCGATTGTTGCGGTGACTTCATATTATGATTGAGTAAAATTGTTGTTTGAGAAATTGATTAAGCACAAGCTTGGTGTTAGGCAAATTGTTTACTAATTGTTTAAGTTTGATGGTTAGCAAGTTATGAACTTCGGTTTTGGTGTTTCATGGCTCTGCTcatgaaattgaaattgatatGTTGGTTCTTATTAAGAAGATGATGTCGTGGTTAGTTTCCATTGGCTATTGAAATTGGATTATTGGTAAAAGCCCTTTCTAGTCCTTGAATAGTTTTgtttaaaacaaacaaatactTAAAGTTGGTTTtgtcttttgttttgataataacttgTATTTTCAATATTAATTATAGATAATACATTGTAAATGaacaaaataaactattataattactcgggtaattataattattatcgagtaccaaagtggctaaattacaatttagcccttgaatataTTTTAACCTATTAAGTGGTTGGTTATAACTTTAtatctcattttaaaatataataactacattttatttcgaatatctatttggcatgaaattggctaaagtacaatttagtccctagttggctaaagtacagtttagtccttaattggctaaagtacagtttagtccctaaacttttataagacttATTTGATCAAGTTTTGTTTGTAACTTAGATTACTTAATttgcaagatattgaattctattttaaatggataattattttattaaattattttaatctataaactcgggtttataaaatttaataagttttatttgggttagactgtggtcgcccgacaagtgggaagaagcttggtagttttaataactcggctgactcactgatatggattttaacttgagttaaattaaattgtttaataaattacttgaattgtaatttaatatatatataacttatatggtttgatttctataacttgggttatagtcTTAATGcgttttaatcttatgtgtttgattatacattggcgtgttgttgtgtgtactagtcctatgtggtgtctagtactccttagagttagggtctgattttaattatgattttaatattttatttagacccgtcgattgTTCATACTTCataggcgaaccagagttagattgcttgtcaagttcaCGTGGAAtaacaagcagtgagtttatatctctatttacctctttattaagcaaatattatattttgtatatatatatatatatgtgtgtgtgtgtgtgtgtgtgtgtgtgtgtgtgtgtgtgtataaacagcttttgaactgttttcggcattgtggatttgatttggaacgtgctactcgatgggtatcatcgggactgcgtgcgcaccggtaatgattatggtaatgaggtaggtttgagatacgtctcaccttagtgagggcaccggtggaagatacgtctcttGGGCTCACTAATTATTAAGTGATACttggggatcggttattgagatacgtctcaccgacacgacaatggatttagtattgtggtttagggtttcattgataatccataatgaaaatgttttattaaacgttttaaaggtttttaacttaataaatgtaaatggttatataaactctactcagtaaatctgaccccgttgtttttccaaattttccaggtttatgatttgagcatttgtcaatctccgtttcttcattttcggaggttctttattttattttagaaataagagtcgaactgttttaaactcttagaccgcagtagtattaTTAGAGTATTCATTTTATAGTCttacgtttatattttagactattgttgaCCCCAGTATATATAGTCAAATAAGTATGGTAGACAGCAGATACCAAACAGCTGTCATTAGCCAGTAGACGCAGATCCTAACTGATATGATCTTTGGAATCCGGAAAGATTGGGATTGACTTAATCCCTATTTTCCAGCATGAGtccgaattaaacacaatcacAAGAAGATGACCTCGGGTCAATTACTGAGAAAGGATTCTATATAAATAGACCGAAGACCAAAggtaaaccctaattcattctcttaaACTACGTCATTTATCCTTAAACCTTACAAgatatctgacttaggcatcggagtgtgGTCGGACACAACGTCCGACTCATTCTAACCTGTGTTCGTGATCTCAGGTTGATAAGAGAAGATCCTAAGAGAAGATCCTACCATTCGCagaaccatcatttggcgccgtctgtgggaacgattTGTTCTTTCctaaaaatcaatcaattttggTTCTACGAACTGAAACAAACTCATGGACAACCATGATGAACCATCACCACCTGGAGTCGGAGTCAGAGATAGAGAGATGGCCGGAGGCAGCAATCCAACTCTGTTAGCAAGAACAGACGGAATAGTCTTTCCCCTTCGCCCACCTCCGGCGGGAGCTGCGGGAACGACGGGTCCTTTGAGGACAAACACGGGAATCCCAGTGGGAATCGGAGCCGCAAGTACGAGCATCACACCACCGGTTTCCATACCCGGTTCAACAACAGGGTTGATGGGTAGAGGAGCGCAACTACCCGGAACTTTCAGGTATTTCCTCCTTGGAATTATTATACACCGCAGAATATGTATTATCCATCACCCCTGTATAATCAAAACGCAGCAAGTTGGCCGCAGACGTATACCCCATGGGGTAGCCAGTACCACCAGGGATATCAAAGACCCACCGCACCGATTCCTTTTCCGTCCCTAGACGCAGAAGGAACCGTCACAGCGGTAACAGCTGGATACATTCCACCATATGTACCACCAGGAGCCCAGCTACCACCGCTCTACCATGAGGCGGTGCTGAAGAGCTTTAACGACTTCCAAGATAGACTGATTGGAATCGCGAAGGAGAAAACGGTAGAAGCTGATAAAGCACCAGCTCAGAGAAAGCAACAATCGGAACCAATCCCAAGAGGGCGAGACAAAGACGCACGGAAAGATAGAGAAGCGGCCCCTCGGCGTGTTCTCACTGCTCCACTCCCAGGAGACGTGGGAAAAGAAAAAGGGAGGGACGACGCACAGCAAGGCGAGAAAGCAAGGGAGGGAGAAGTCGCGAAGAAGCAGAGAGAATACGTAGACCTGGAGAAGGAAGAAGGAGGAGGTAGACGGAAGGAACGAGACGCAGAAAGCCACTCTTCAAACAGAAGAAGAGCAGTTGGAGAGAAGAACACTCTGGATGAGAAGATTAAGCATGCGATGAGGAAGTACCAGAAGGATAGCTACGAAGACGATGAAGGAGGAGATGATTTTTCACCACTGAAAAGGGAGGTATTAGACGTGAGATTCCCTTCTCGTTTCAAACTACCTGCGTTCGAGCCCTTCGATGGGACCGGAGACCCAAAAAGCCATATCTCAAAATTCAAGACGATAATGTTACTTCAAGATGTTTCAGATCCGATGCTGTGCAGAGTATTCCCTGCCACCCTCAAGGGATCAGCGCAGAAATGGTACCTCGGACTGAAGTCCAATACCATCGGAACATTTGCAGAACTGGCAACGACATTCAAAGGGCGTTTCCGCACAAACATCCCGTTGCAGAAGAACTCAAGTGACTTACGGAAGTGCCGACAAGGTGAAGGCGAGACGTTGAAGAACTTCGTGGAAAGATTCAATAAAGAAGCAGTCCAGATAGAGCACCTAAACCATGATACAGCCATAGAAGCCATGAAAATGGGAACTAGGTTCGAACGATTGAGAGACAAGATCTTAATGAAAAAGCCTTCCACTTTCCAAGAATTGATGGCAATAGCACACAAGTACGTAGAACTGGATGAAGCAAGAAGAACGTTGACAAAACAGTATGAGGAGGACAAACCAGAGAGATACCACAGTAGAGGAGGAGACGACAGGGCACAGAGATTTGGAAGAGGAAACAAGCCATTTGACTTCACACCTTTGAATAGAGCACCAGTGGAAATATTCAGCTGGATGAAGAACAATAGAGTCATGTACAATGCACCCAGAAAGCTACACCCAGACAAAGAGAGAGACAAGAGCAAGTATTGCAGATTCCATGAAGGATATGGCCACGAC
Coding sequences within it:
- the LOC126678293 gene encoding uncharacterized protein LOC126678293 gives rise to the protein MKIKMLHSTPYYVQANRQAEATNKAIKLIVQKMIEENPRQWHVLLSEAVWASRTSQKSATGTSPFRMVYGYDAMLPMELTVMPTRRLYQNRLSKDDYFDKMVIDSLDLDEERLAALDHLEAQKRRVERAYNKRVKPKTFAIGDMVWKAILPIGHKDKRLAANCCCNKQRAAANVQQQHPSTLLHTAAVVQQNRIATMAVSSPKIDPKTWVKNLEMKFQI